The DNA window CAGTTGCGCGACTTGGTGGTGGTGAAAACGAACGGTCGGCGCGAGGATTTCGACCGCGACAAGCTGGAACGGTCGATCCGAATCGCCTTGCAGAAACGCCCGGTCGAGCCGGAGCGGGTGGAGCAGATGATTTCCGGCATAGTGCGGCGGCTGGAAAGCCTCGGCGAGACGGATATTCCGTCAAAGACCGTGGGCGAGATCGTCATGGAAAGCCTGGCGCGGATCGACACCGTGGCCTATGTTCGCTTTGCCAGTGTTTACAAGAACTTCCAGGCGGCAGACGATTTCGACAAGTTCGTAAGTGAGTTGCGGCCCGGTGCGGTGGAAGAGCCCGGCGAGACGTGAGCTCGGACGGCATCCGCTTTCTCAGGCTGGCATTGGGCCTTGGGCGTCGCGGCCTGGGCCGGACCTGGCCCAACCCTGCCGTGGGCTGCGTGATCGTGAAGGATGGGCGCATCGTGGGGCGCGGCACGACGGGCCTTGGCGGGCGGCCGCATGCCGAGCGTATCGCGCTTGAACAGGCCGGCATGGCGGCAGAGGGGGCCACGGCCTATGTCAGCCTGGAGCCGTGCGCCC is part of the Roseovarius sp. THAF9 genome and encodes:
- the nrdR gene encoding transcriptional regulator NrdR: MRCPFCGNIDTQVKDSRPAEDHVSIRRRRFCPACGGRFTTYERVQLRDLVVVKTNGRREDFDRDKLERSIRIALQKRPVEPERVEQMISGIVRRLESLGETDIPSKTVGEIVMESLARIDTVAYVRFASVYKNFQAADDFDKFVSELRPGAVEEPGET